A section of the Papio anubis isolate 15944 chromosome 16, Panubis1.0, whole genome shotgun sequence genome encodes:
- the LOC101024127 gene encoding WNT1-inducible-signaling pathway protein 2 isoform X3: protein MRGTLKTHLLAFSLLCLLSKVCTQLCPTPCTCPWPPPRCPLGVALVLDGCGCCRVCARRLGEPCDQLHVCDASQGLVCQPGAGPGGRGALCLLAEDDGSCEVNGRLYQEGETFQPHCSIRCRCEDGGFTCVPLCSEDVRLPSWDCPYPRRVEVLGKCCPEWVCGQGGGLGAQPLPAQGPQFSGLVSSLPPGVPCPEWSTAWGPCSTTCGLGMTTRVTNQNRFCRLETQRRLCLSRPCPPSRGRSPRNSAF, encoded by the exons GTGTGTACCCAGCTGTGCCCAACACCATGTACCTGCCCCTGGCCACCTCCCCGATGCCCACTGGGAGTAGCCCTGGTGCTGGATGGCTGTGGCTGCTGCCGGGTATGTGCACGACGGCTGGGGGAGCCCTGCGACCAACTCCACGTCTGCGATGCCAGCCAGGGCCTGGTCTGCCAGCCCGGGGCAGGACCCGGTGGCCGGGGGGCCCTGTGCCTCT TGGCAGAGGACGATGGCAGCTGTGAGGTGAACGGTCGCCTGTATCAGGAGGGGGAGACCTTCCAGCCCCACTGCAGCATCCGCTGCCGCTGCGAGGACGGCGGCTTCACCTGCGTGCCGCTGTGCAGTGAGGACGTGCGGCTGCCCAGCTGGGACTGCCCCTACCCCCGAAGGGTCGAGGTCCTTGGCAAGTGCTGCCCAGAGTGGGTGTGCGGCCAAGGAGGGGGACTGGGGGCCCAGCCCCTTCCAGCCCAAG GACCCCAGTTTTCTGGCCTTGTCTCTTCCCTGCCCCCTGGTGTCCCCTGCCCAGAATGGAGCACGGCCTGGGGACCCTGCTCAACCACTTGTGGGCTGGGCATGACCACCCGGGTGACCAACCAGAACCGCTTCTGCCGACTGGAGACCCAGCGCCGCCTGTGCCTGTCCAGGCCCTGCCCGCCCTCCAGGGGTCGCAGTCCACGGAACAGTGCCTTCTAG